One genomic segment of Novisyntrophococcus fermenticellae includes these proteins:
- a CDS encoding helix-turn-helix domain-containing protein: protein MSYFNHIYSAPPDELPHRARAVYIYLRDRAGKGADCWPAVKTIAADLQLSRSTVKRALHDLVKAGLIEKESRYRENGSNTSNRLILKK from the coding sequence ATGAGCTACTTTAACCACATTTATTCTGCCCCGCCCGATGAGCTCCCCCATCGGGCAAGGGCGGTTTATATTTACCTCCGTGACCGCGCGGGAAAGGGCGCAGACTGCTGGCCTGCGGTCAAGACCATTGCTGCCGACTTGCAGCTTTCCCGAAGCACTGTCAAGCGCGCTCTGCATGATTTGGTGAAAGCGGGGCTGATTGAAAAAGAGTCTCGCTACCGAGAGAACGGCAGCAATACCAGCAACAGGCTGATTTTAAAAAAATAG